Proteins co-encoded in one Salvelinus sp. IW2-2015 linkage group LG17, ASM291031v2, whole genome shotgun sequence genomic window:
- the LOC111976624 gene encoding 6-phosphofructo-2-kinase/fructose-2,6-bisphosphatase isoform X4 has product MELPNMEYMRRRCDSAASVPQFTNSPTLIVMVGLPARGKTYISKKLTRYLNWIGVPTKVFNLGQYRREAVQSYKSFEFFRPDNEEAMQIRKACASNALKDVVIYFSKEHGQVAVFDATNTTRERRVSIVSFAKEKGYKVFFVESICDDPDIIAQNITDVKVSSPDYLNCDKEEALADFLKRIECYKQTYVPLDDEKDRRLSYIKIFNVGSRYLVNCVRDHIQSRIVYYLMNIHVTPRSIYLSRHGESNMNLLGRIGGDSGLSPRGHKYATALGTFIKSQHIKDLKVWTSHMKRTIQTAEHLGIPYEQWKALNEIDAGVCEEMTYEEIQDNHPEEFALRDQDKYRYRYPKVI; this is encoded by the exons ATGGAACTGCCCAATATGGAATACATGAGGCGCCGCTGTGACAGTGCAG CCTCCGTGCCCCAGTTCACCAACTCCCCCACTCTGATTGTGATGGTTGGACTGCCTGCCAGGGGGAAGACATACATATCCAAGAAGCTCACCCGCTACCTCAACTGGATAGGGGTTCCCACAAAAG TCTTCAACTTGGGCCAGTATCGCAGGGAAGCAGTCCAGAGCTACAAGAGCTTTGAGTTCTTCAGACCGGACAATGAGGAGGCCATGCAGATTCGCAA GGCCTGTGCTTCAAATGCCCTTAAAGATGTAGTTATCTACTTCTCGAAGGAACATGGACAAGTAGCT gtgtttgatgccaccAACACAACACGGGAGAGGAGGGTATCCATTGTGAGCTTTGCCAAGGAAAAAGGCTATAAG GTATTTTTTGTGGAGTCCATTTGTGATGATCCAGACATCATTGCACAGAATATTACG GACGTGAAGGTGAGCAGCCCAGACTATCTGAACTGTGACAAGGAGGAGGCACTGGCAGACTTCCTGAAACGTATCGAGTGCTACAAGCAAACCTACGTGCCATTGGACGATGAGAAAGACAG GCGCCTGTCTTACATCAAGATCTTCAACGTGGGCTCTAGGTACCTGGTGAACTGTGTGCGGGACCATATCCAGAGCCGGATAGTCTACTACCTCATGAACATCCACGTCACGCCGCGCTCCATCTACCTGAGCCGCCACGGGGAGAGCAATATGAACCTGCTGGGTCGCATTGGGGGAGACTCCGGACTCTCTCCCAGGGGTCATAAG TATGCCACTGCCCTGGGAACCTTCATCAAGAGCCAGCATATAAAGGATCTGAAGGTGTGGACCAGCCATATGAAGAGGACCATCCAGACTGCAGAGCATCTGGGGATCCCCTATGAACAGTGGAAGGCTCTCAACGAGATTGATGCA ggtgtgtgtgaggagatGACGTATGAGGAGATCCAGGACAACCACCCAGAGGAGTTTGCACTGAGAGACCAGGACAAGTACCGCTACCGTTACCCCAAGG TCATATGA
- the LOC111976621 gene encoding UDP-glucuronosyltransferase 2A2 isoform X1, with the protein MDFRVMGSCVALVPVLLLLSSLQPSEAGRVLVYPVDGSHWLNMRILVEALHTQGHQVTVLRSSTSWYVAEHSPHYTSITVPQAQPQNIESQEFMAHFLKRSLEIQRGKGSPWAFLQFCGNLFSMLRQNQEMVAELVVTMFENQTLMRDLKEAEYDLVLTDPVFPAGVLVAHYLQLPLVLNVRWVLSGEGHFAIAPSPLSYVPQVFSRNSDQMNFAQRLNNIFYHCLSYYMYRYVSNPPYQAVCDRYFAPDEVDVISLIQGADLWLMRVDFVFEFPRPTMPNVVYTGGFQCKPSKPLPAALEDFVQSSGEHGVVVMSLGTLLGGLGPEMTEVIASAFARLPQKVMWRHLGERPLSLGNNTLLVKWLPQNDLLGHPKTKVFVTHGGTNGIYEAIYHGVPVLGIPLIFDQFDNMVRMKARGVAEVMEVTTLEVESLTQTLMDILDEEKPYRENMRRLSRLHHDRPIEPLDSAIFWLEFVMRHKGAAHLRTESYKMPWYVYHNVDVLALLLGSALLVLVLFVVSCMCLVRGLRKRRKSKLE; encoded by the exons ATGGATTTTAGAG TGATGGGGTCCTGTGTGGCCTTAGTGCCTGTCCTTCTGCTCCTGTCCTCCCTGCAGCCCAGTGAGGCTGGGAGGGTCCTGGTCTACCCTGTCGACGGCAGCCACTGGCTCAACATGAGGATACTGGTGGAGGCTCTTCACACCCAGGGTCACCAG GTGACCGTTCTGCGCTCCTCCACCAGCTGGTACGTGGCTGAACACTCCCCCCACTACACCTCCATTACTGTGCCCCAGGCTCAGCCCCAGAACATTGAGAGTCAGGAGTTCATGGCCCACTTCCTGAAGAGGTCGCTGGAGATCCAGCGGGGCAAGGGCTCACCCTGGGCCTTCCTGCAGTTCTGTGGGAACCTCTTCAG CATGCTGAGGCAGAACCAGGAGATGGTGGCCGAGCTGGTCGTCACCATGTTTGAGAACCAGACTCTGATGAGAGATCTGAAGGAGGCTGAGTATGACCTGGTCCTGACTGACCCAGTGTTCCCTGCCGGGGTCCTGGTGGCCCACTACCTCCAGCTCCCCCTGGTTCTCAATGTGCGCTGGGTCCTCAGCGGGGAGGGACACTTTGCCATCGCTCCCTCGCCATTATCCTACGTTCCTCAAGTATTCTCCCGCAACTCTGACCAGATGAACTTTGCACAGAGGCTGAATAACATATTCTACCACTGTCTCAGCTACTACATGTATCGTTACGTCTCCAACCCGCCTTACCAGGCCGTGTGCGACCGCTACTTTGCCCCTGATGAGGTGGACGTCATATCCCTTATCCAGGGAGCTGATCTGTGGCTGATGAGGGTGGACTTCGTCTTTGAGTTCCCTAGACCCACCATGCCGAACGTAGTCTACACTGGCGGGTTCCAGTGCAAACCCTCCAAGCCTTTACCTGCAGCTTTAGAGGACTTTGTCCAGAGTTCTGGAGAACACGGGGTGGTGGTGATGTCACTGGGGACTCTGTTGGGTGGACTGGGTCCAGAGATGACAGAGGTCATAGCCTCAGCCTTCGCCCGGCTGCCCCAGAAGGTGATGTGGAGACACCTGGGAGAGAGGCCTTTGTCTCTAGGCAACAACACCCTGCTAGTGAAATGGCTGCCTCAGAACGACCTCCtgggtcaccccaaaaccaaagTGTTCGTCACACACGGGGGCACCAACGGGATCTACGAGGCCATCTATCACGGAGTCCCAGTGTTGGGTATCCCTCTCATCTTTGACCAGTTTGACAACATGGTGCGCATGAAGGCCAGAGGAGTGGCAGAGGTTATGGAGGTTACAACGTTAGAGGTGGAATCCTTAACACAGACTCTGATGGACATTCTGGATGAAGAGAAGCCCTACAGAGAGAATATGAGAAGACTATCACGGTTGCACCACGACCGGCCTATAGAACCTTTGGATAGCGCCATCTTCTGGCTGGAGTTTGTTATGCGACACAAGGGGGCAGCTCACCTACGTACAGAGTCCTATAAGATGCCATGGTATGTCTATCATAATGTGGATGTTCTAGCACTGCTGCTGGGCTCTGCTCTGCTTGTTCTGGTGTTGTTTGTGGTTTCCTGTATGTGCTTGGTAAGAGGATTACGAAAGAGGAGAAAGTCCAAGTTGGAGTGA
- the LOC111976621 gene encoding UDP-glucuronosyltransferase 2A2 isoform X2, translated as MTVMGSCVALVPVLLLLSSLQPSEAGRVLVYPVDGSHWLNMRILVEALHTQGHQVTVLRSSTSWYVAEHSPHYTSITVPQAQPQNIESQEFMAHFLKRSLEIQRGKGSPWAFLQFCGNLFSMLRQNQEMVAELVVTMFENQTLMRDLKEAEYDLVLTDPVFPAGVLVAHYLQLPLVLNVRWVLSGEGHFAIAPSPLSYVPQVFSRNSDQMNFAQRLNNIFYHCLSYYMYRYVSNPPYQAVCDRYFAPDEVDVISLIQGADLWLMRVDFVFEFPRPTMPNVVYTGGFQCKPSKPLPAALEDFVQSSGEHGVVVMSLGTLLGGLGPEMTEVIASAFARLPQKVMWRHLGERPLSLGNNTLLVKWLPQNDLLGHPKTKVFVTHGGTNGIYEAIYHGVPVLGIPLIFDQFDNMVRMKARGVAEVMEVTTLEVESLTQTLMDILDEEKPYRENMRRLSRLHHDRPIEPLDSAIFWLEFVMRHKGAAHLRTESYKMPWYVYHNVDVLALLLGSALLVLVLFVVSCMCLVRGLRKRRKSKLE; from the exons ATGACTG TGATGGGGTCCTGTGTGGCCTTAGTGCCTGTCCTTCTGCTCCTGTCCTCCCTGCAGCCCAGTGAGGCTGGGAGGGTCCTGGTCTACCCTGTCGACGGCAGCCACTGGCTCAACATGAGGATACTGGTGGAGGCTCTTCACACCCAGGGTCACCAG GTGACCGTTCTGCGCTCCTCCACCAGCTGGTACGTGGCTGAACACTCCCCCCACTACACCTCCATTACTGTGCCCCAGGCTCAGCCCCAGAACATTGAGAGTCAGGAGTTCATGGCCCACTTCCTGAAGAGGTCGCTGGAGATCCAGCGGGGCAAGGGCTCACCCTGGGCCTTCCTGCAGTTCTGTGGGAACCTCTTCAG CATGCTGAGGCAGAACCAGGAGATGGTGGCCGAGCTGGTCGTCACCATGTTTGAGAACCAGACTCTGATGAGAGATCTGAAGGAGGCTGAGTATGACCTGGTCCTGACTGACCCAGTGTTCCCTGCCGGGGTCCTGGTGGCCCACTACCTCCAGCTCCCCCTGGTTCTCAATGTGCGCTGGGTCCTCAGCGGGGAGGGACACTTTGCCATCGCTCCCTCGCCATTATCCTACGTTCCTCAAGTATTCTCCCGCAACTCTGACCAGATGAACTTTGCACAGAGGCTGAATAACATATTCTACCACTGTCTCAGCTACTACATGTATCGTTACGTCTCCAACCCGCCTTACCAGGCCGTGTGCGACCGCTACTTTGCCCCTGATGAGGTGGACGTCATATCCCTTATCCAGGGAGCTGATCTGTGGCTGATGAGGGTGGACTTCGTCTTTGAGTTCCCTAGACCCACCATGCCGAACGTAGTCTACACTGGCGGGTTCCAGTGCAAACCCTCCAAGCCTTTACCTGCAGCTTTAGAGGACTTTGTCCAGAGTTCTGGAGAACACGGGGTGGTGGTGATGTCACTGGGGACTCTGTTGGGTGGACTGGGTCCAGAGATGACAGAGGTCATAGCCTCAGCCTTCGCCCGGCTGCCCCAGAAGGTGATGTGGAGACACCTGGGAGAGAGGCCTTTGTCTCTAGGCAACAACACCCTGCTAGTGAAATGGCTGCCTCAGAACGACCTCCtgggtcaccccaaaaccaaagTGTTCGTCACACACGGGGGCACCAACGGGATCTACGAGGCCATCTATCACGGAGTCCCAGTGTTGGGTATCCCTCTCATCTTTGACCAGTTTGACAACATGGTGCGCATGAAGGCCAGAGGAGTGGCAGAGGTTATGGAGGTTACAACGTTAGAGGTGGAATCCTTAACACAGACTCTGATGGACATTCTGGATGAAGAGAAGCCCTACAGAGAGAATATGAGAAGACTATCACGGTTGCACCACGACCGGCCTATAGAACCTTTGGATAGCGCCATCTTCTGGCTGGAGTTTGTTATGCGACACAAGGGGGCAGCTCACCTACGTACAGAGTCCTATAAGATGCCATGGTATGTCTATCATAATGTGGATGTTCTAGCACTGCTGCTGGGCTCTGCTCTGCTTGTTCTGGTGTTGTTTGTGGTTTCCTGTATGTGCTTGGTAAGAGGATTACGAAAGAGGAGAAAGTCCAAGTTGGAGTGA
- the LOC111976621 gene encoding UDP-glucuronosyltransferase 2A2 isoform X3, translated as MGSCVALVPVLLLLSSLQPSEAGRVLVYPVDGSHWLNMRILVEALHTQGHQVTVLRSSTSWYVAEHSPHYTSITVPQAQPQNIESQEFMAHFLKRSLEIQRGKGSPWAFLQFCGNLFSMLRQNQEMVAELVVTMFENQTLMRDLKEAEYDLVLTDPVFPAGVLVAHYLQLPLVLNVRWVLSGEGHFAIAPSPLSYVPQVFSRNSDQMNFAQRLNNIFYHCLSYYMYRYVSNPPYQAVCDRYFAPDEVDVISLIQGADLWLMRVDFVFEFPRPTMPNVVYTGGFQCKPSKPLPAALEDFVQSSGEHGVVVMSLGTLLGGLGPEMTEVIASAFARLPQKVMWRHLGERPLSLGNNTLLVKWLPQNDLLGHPKTKVFVTHGGTNGIYEAIYHGVPVLGIPLIFDQFDNMVRMKARGVAEVMEVTTLEVESLTQTLMDILDEEKPYRENMRRLSRLHHDRPIEPLDSAIFWLEFVMRHKGAAHLRTESYKMPWYVYHNVDVLALLLGSALLVLVLFVVSCMCLVRGLRKRRKSKLE; from the exons ATGGGGTCCTGTGTGGCCTTAGTGCCTGTCCTTCTGCTCCTGTCCTCCCTGCAGCCCAGTGAGGCTGGGAGGGTCCTGGTCTACCCTGTCGACGGCAGCCACTGGCTCAACATGAGGATACTGGTGGAGGCTCTTCACACCCAGGGTCACCAG GTGACCGTTCTGCGCTCCTCCACCAGCTGGTACGTGGCTGAACACTCCCCCCACTACACCTCCATTACTGTGCCCCAGGCTCAGCCCCAGAACATTGAGAGTCAGGAGTTCATGGCCCACTTCCTGAAGAGGTCGCTGGAGATCCAGCGGGGCAAGGGCTCACCCTGGGCCTTCCTGCAGTTCTGTGGGAACCTCTTCAG CATGCTGAGGCAGAACCAGGAGATGGTGGCCGAGCTGGTCGTCACCATGTTTGAGAACCAGACTCTGATGAGAGATCTGAAGGAGGCTGAGTATGACCTGGTCCTGACTGACCCAGTGTTCCCTGCCGGGGTCCTGGTGGCCCACTACCTCCAGCTCCCCCTGGTTCTCAATGTGCGCTGGGTCCTCAGCGGGGAGGGACACTTTGCCATCGCTCCCTCGCCATTATCCTACGTTCCTCAAGTATTCTCCCGCAACTCTGACCAGATGAACTTTGCACAGAGGCTGAATAACATATTCTACCACTGTCTCAGCTACTACATGTATCGTTACGTCTCCAACCCGCCTTACCAGGCCGTGTGCGACCGCTACTTTGCCCCTGATGAGGTGGACGTCATATCCCTTATCCAGGGAGCTGATCTGTGGCTGATGAGGGTGGACTTCGTCTTTGAGTTCCCTAGACCCACCATGCCGAACGTAGTCTACACTGGCGGGTTCCAGTGCAAACCCTCCAAGCCTTTACCTGCAGCTTTAGAGGACTTTGTCCAGAGTTCTGGAGAACACGGGGTGGTGGTGATGTCACTGGGGACTCTGTTGGGTGGACTGGGTCCAGAGATGACAGAGGTCATAGCCTCAGCCTTCGCCCGGCTGCCCCAGAAGGTGATGTGGAGACACCTGGGAGAGAGGCCTTTGTCTCTAGGCAACAACACCCTGCTAGTGAAATGGCTGCCTCAGAACGACCTCCtgggtcaccccaaaaccaaagTGTTCGTCACACACGGGGGCACCAACGGGATCTACGAGGCCATCTATCACGGAGTCCCAGTGTTGGGTATCCCTCTCATCTTTGACCAGTTTGACAACATGGTGCGCATGAAGGCCAGAGGAGTGGCAGAGGTTATGGAGGTTACAACGTTAGAGGTGGAATCCTTAACACAGACTCTGATGGACATTCTGGATGAAGAGAAGCCCTACAGAGAGAATATGAGAAGACTATCACGGTTGCACCACGACCGGCCTATAGAACCTTTGGATAGCGCCATCTTCTGGCTGGAGTTTGTTATGCGACACAAGGGGGCAGCTCACCTACGTACAGAGTCCTATAAGATGCCATGGTATGTCTATCATAATGTGGATGTTCTAGCACTGCTGCTGGGCTCTGCTCTGCTTGTTCTGGTGTTGTTTGTGGTTTCCTGTATGTGCTTGGTAAGAGGATTACGAAAGAGGAGAAAGTCCAAGTTGGAGTGA
- the LOC111976633 gene encoding P2Y purinoceptor 1-like, whose translation MKTNFSCGHINMEFTHTFLPTVYMSVFIVGLVANCWGLKSLFANWKKFGNINIFVLNLGVADILYLLTLPFLFTYYSAGSHWAFGQVFCKITRFCFNLNLYGSIGFLTCISVYRYLSIVHPLRVMGRITRGHSVVITAVIWGLVCIESIPDMFFDKTLLNSSSGNVKCVDTTSNFSTKEYLDYSIAWTVSGFFIPLLIILGCYGHVAVVLLNNPNIDQVMKQRCLKLVFIVTLLFSVCYIPYHIFRNLNLKTRILKSKGTCEDWFAGIYIAHQVSRALVCLNSAINPLVYIHSNENLLVHITRLWERARRSVPRLFNHRIQTQTPPL comes from the coding sequence ATGAAGACAAACTTTTCCTGTGGACACATTAACATGGAATTCACTCACACGTTTTTACCTACAGTGTATATGTCAGTGTTTATTGTCGGTCTTGTTGCTAACTGCTGGGGACTAAAATCCTTGTTTGCGAACTGGAAGAAATTCGGAAATATCAACATTTTTGTTCTGAACCTTGGAGTTGCAGATATTCTGTATTTGCTCACTCTTCCATTTCTGTTTACGTACTACTCAGCAGGCAGTCACTGGGCCTTTGGACAAGTCTTCTGCAAGATTACAAGATTCTGCTTCAATTTGAACTTGTATGGCAGTATTGGTTTCCTCACGTGTATTAGTGTATACAGGTACCTGAGCATTGTCCACCCACTGAGAGTGATGGGCAGGATAACAAGGGGCCACTCTGTAGTCATCACAGCTGTAATTTGGGGTTTAGTCTGCATTGAGAGTATTCCTGATATGTTCTTTGACAAAACATTACTCAACTCTTCTTCAGGGAATGTCAAATGCGTTGACACCACCTCCAACTTCTCTACCAAGGAATACCTGGACTACAGTATTGCGTGGACAGTATCTGGATTTTTCATCCCTCTGCTCATCATATTGGGTTGCTATGGACATGTGGCTGTGGTCCTCTTAAACAACCCCAACATTGACCAAGTGATGAAGCAAAGATGCCTAAAACTGGTGTTCATTGTGACTTTACTCTTCTCAGTCTGCTACATACCGTATCACATATTCAGAAATCTAAACCTGAAGACTAGGATTTTGAAAAGCAAAGGCACGTGTGAGGATTGGTTTGCTGGCATCTACATTGCTCACCAAGTCAGCCGAGCACTCGTGTGTCTAAACAGTGCCATCAACCCATTGGTTTACATCCACAGCAATGAAAACCTGCTCGTACATATCACCAGGCTTTGGGAACGAGCTCGTCGGTCTGTGCCTCGGCTATTCAACCATCGCATCCAGACACAAACCCCACCATTATGA
- the LOC111976631 gene encoding CCN family member 2-like: protein MEISRQLSDNVIALALLLCMGALQVWCQLCPGPCQCPNPVPQCPAGVPLVLDGCQCCQVCARQQGAACSDLYVCDSQRGLQCDYSASFPGDPGECVSQEELGCELNGVSYQDGQVFQPSCATQCRCLGGGVTCVPLCPEDIHLPNPDCPHPQQVQLPGKCCKEWVCENMDNTVVQDAITASSLWPGLSGPSNCIDQSTEWSACSQTCGAGVSTRVSNKTPACRLEMQSRLCKVRPCQALQPRRNPMWARHCEPSYRSVVPVRLVHQGCYSTRVYRPRYCGQCTDARCCTPYRISTATVAFRCPTGRLLHRAVMMIQSCVCHYNCPYSASGPYAAAPYSGSARSHRSPAVWG from the exons ATGGAAATTTCAAGACAACTCAGTGACAATGTGATAGCCTTGGCTTTGCTGCTCTGTATGGGTGCACTGCAG GTGTGGTGTCAGCTGTGCCCAGGACCATGCCAGTGCCCCAACCCCGTGCCCCAGTGCCCAGCAGGAGTCCCTCTGGTCCTGGACGGCTGCCAGTGCTGCCAGGTGTGTGCCCGGCAGCAGGGAGCGGCCTGCAGCGacctgtatgtgtgtgacagCCAGAGAGGACTACAGTGTGACTACAGCGCCAGCTTCCCCGGCGACCCTGGAGAGTGTGTCA GTCAGGAGGAGTTGGGCTGTGAGCTGAACGGGGTCTCCTACCAGGATGGCCAGGTGTTCCAGCCCTCCTGTGCCACCCAGTGCCGCTGCCTGGGGGGAGGGGTGACTTGCGTGCCCCTGTGCCCTGAGGACATCCATCTTCCCAACCCAGACTGCCCACACCCCCAACAGGTACAGCTGCCTGGGAAGTGCTGCAAGGAGTGGGTCTGTGAGAACATGGACAACACAGTCGTTCAGGATGCCATCACAG CCTCCAGTTTGTGGCCAGGCCTGTCGGGTCCCTCTAACTGTATAGACCAGAGTACAGAGTGGAGCGCATGTTCCCAAACCTGTGGCGCCGGGGTCTCCACGCGGGTCTCCAACAAGACCCCAGCCTGCCGGCTCGAGATGCAGAGCCGTCTTTGTAAGGTCCGGCCCTGTCAGGCCCTCCAGCCACGCAGGAACCCCATG TGGGCCCGGCATTGTGAGCCCAGCTACAGGTCAGTGGTGCCAGTGAGACTGGTGCACCAGGGCTGCTACAGCACACGGGTCTACCGGCCCCGGTACTGCGGTCAGTGCACCGACGCCCGCTGCTGTACCCCCTACCGGATCAGCACGGCCACGGTGGCCTTTCGGTGCCCTACCGGCAGGCTCCTTCACCGGGCAGTCATGATGATCCAGTCCTGTGTCTGTCACTACAACTGCCCCTACTCAGCTTCAGGACCCTATGCAGCTGCACCCTATTCAGGCTCTGCGCGCTCTCACCGGAGCCCTGCCGTGTGGGGCTAG